The following is a genomic window from Serratia ficaria.
TATGCCAAAAATAGCTTTTTTATCATATTGGAATTCCAATATCGGCTTGTGAGAATGCGATCACAGAAAAATAATTCGATTGGCCTATTTTTTGGTATGCCAAATCGCGAAACGGCGGTACGCGAATCGGTCGTCTGAGCAAGCACAACACAACAAGAGGTGGTGTCATGTCATTTCGGGACCGGCTAATAGACTCTCTGGGAGCCTTCGCCAATACGTTCAACAGTTACAGATACATTATGGCCATCAAGGCGTCGTTCATCACGTTGATGCCGGTGATCATCGTCGGCGCGTTTTCGGTGCTGATCTCCAATATGGTGATGGATCCCAAGAATGGCCTGGCGAGCTTCGCCATGTTTTCGTTCCTTGCGGACCTGAAGCCGATCATGAGCAGCATCAACTACGCCACGTTGAGCTTTCTCAACATTGGCGCGGTATTCCTGATCGGCATCGAATTGGGCAAGATTAACGGCTCGCGATCGTTGTTCCCCGGCCTGCTGGCGGTGATCTGTTTTATTTCGGTCACGCCGACCACCGTTGAACTGATGGTCAACAACCAGATGCAGCTGGTGAAAGACGTGTTGGCAAAACAGTTTTCGGATACCCGCAGCCTGTTCCTCGGCATGTTTATCGCCATTTTGTCGGTGGAGATCTATTCCAAACTGGAAACGCTCGACCGGCTAAAAATCAAAATGCCGGAAAGCGTTCCGCCCAACGTGTCCGCGTCTTTTTCGGCGCTGATCCCGGCGATCATCACCGTGGTGGCAATCGCAACCTTCGGTTTTGTCTTCCACCGCCTCACCGGCATTTATCTGTATGACGCGGTATACCAGGTGGTGCAGCAGCCGCTGGAAACGGTGGTGCAAAGCCTGCCGGGCATCCTGATCCTGATGTTCGTGGCGCAGCTGTTCTGGGTCATCGGCATTCACGGCAATCAGATGGTAAAACCGATCCGCGAGCCGTTGCTGCTGGGGGCCATCATGGTCAATATGACTGCCTTTGAGCAGGGCAAGGACATCCCCAACATCATCACCATGCCATTCTGGGATGTCTATATGAGCATCGGCGGATCCGGCATCACGCTGGGGCTGCTGTTTGCGGTGATGATCGCCACCAAGCGCAAGGAGATGCGGGAAATCGGCAAGCTGTCGCTCGGGCCGAGCTTCTTCAACATCAACGAACCGGTAATCTTCGGCATGCCGATCATGCTCAACCCTATTCTGGCGATCCCGTTCATCATCACGCCGCTGATTACCGGCACCATCGGTTATTTCGCCACCAGCATCGGTTTTGCCGGCAAAGCGGTGGTGATGGTGCCGTGGACGACGCCGCCGATCATCAACGCCTGGCTATCGACCGCCGGTTCGATGGGCGCGGTAATCACCCAGCTGATTTGCATCGTGGTCGCCACGCTGATTTACCTGCCGTTCGTCAAAGTCGCCGCACGCCGTGCCGCACAGGCCGAACAACCCGTTATACAGAATGCATGAGGTCAGCAATGAGTCAGGTTTCAATCGAGATACCCGGGGATTTCATTCTCGGCGCGGCGGCTTCCGCCTGGCAAACCGAGGGCTGG
Proteins encoded in this region:
- a CDS encoding PTS sugar transporter subunit IIC, which codes for MSFRDRLIDSLGAFANTFNSYRYIMAIKASFITLMPVIIVGAFSVLISNMVMDPKNGLASFAMFSFLADLKPIMSSINYATLSFLNIGAVFLIGIELGKINGSRSLFPGLLAVICFISVTPTTVELMVNNQMQLVKDVLAKQFSDTRSLFLGMFIAILSVEIYSKLETLDRLKIKMPESVPPNVSASFSALIPAIITVVAIATFGFVFHRLTGIYLYDAVYQVVQQPLETVVQSLPGILILMFVAQLFWVIGIHGNQMVKPIREPLLLGAIMVNMTAFEQGKDIPNIITMPFWDVYMSIGGSGITLGLLFAVMIATKRKEMREIGKLSLGPSFFNINEPVIFGMPIMLNPILAIPFIITPLITGTIGYFATSIGFAGKAVVMVPWTTPPIINAWLSTAGSMGAVITQLICIVVATLIYLPFVKVAARRAAQAEQPVIQNA